GCGTCAGGAAGGGGGCAGTAAGCGCGGGAGGCACCCCGAGGAGGAAAAGGAACGCGATGCGATTCCGTTGTTGTGTGAGGGGGAATTTCGCTACAAGTCGATCGCCCAGCCATCCGCCGAGCGCTGCCGCAAAGAAGCTGGCTGGAATCAGCAGTCGCCAAGGAAACTGCAGGAAGTTCGAAGCAGGAATGATCCGCCACAGCGGCGCGGCAAACTGAAGCATTGCTCCCACACAGAAGATGAATAGCGCCAGGATGCTCCAGGGGAAAGCACTTCGCTGGCGCTTCAGAATCAGGAGCAGCGCTCCCCCGCCGACTGCAGCCCAGAGCGCCCATCCGAGAGCAAAGGTCATCGTGTCGTCCGGGCCGGGGATGCTGATTCCCTGTCCCCACAGCGGGGTGAAGAGCTGGCGCAAATAGAGTAGATGCTCGGTCAGTTGGATGCCGAGGAGAGATTGTGACTGCACATACTTGAGCTCAAGGAGGGCCGGCAAAATGAAGAACGCGGAGAGCCCCAGCGCAAGAGCTGCGACACACGCCAAGCGCAAGAGACGGTGGATGGCCTCGGGAGTGCTCCTTCCTTCGACGATTAGAAAGATACTCCATGTGCCGATGGCAAACGCCAACATATACGCGGTCAGGACGTGGCAGAGCGCGACAGCCGCCAGAGCGATTGCTCCCACGACAATGCCGACCGATCGCCACGAACGGCGTGCGGCGATCTCGACTCCGAAGAAAGCCCACGGCCACAAATTGAGCGCTGTGAACTCCTGCAGGTTGCCGCGAACATACAACGTAATCGCATGATAGTGTGCGGCGGCAAAGAGGATCGCTCCGACCATCGCGCCGGCACGACTTAGTCGTGTGCGCAGGAAGAAGTACATGCCGGCGATTCCCAGAAACCGCGCCAGCACAAGTTCAAGCTTCCACGAGGCCGTGATCGGGAATCCGAGCGTGTGAAAGAACTCGGCAGGGAAGAACGAAAGAGGGGGAAAGAAATTGAATAACGGATAACCGAATCCGGCGTGCAGATTGCCCGCCCAGCGCGGCGGAATCTGCCCTTCCCACAGTGCTTCGCTGAACTCCGAAAGGCGCACGAGCGCATGCGCCATCTCGTGACTTGCAAACCATTCGCCGCCAAGAAAGAGCGGCAGGATCGTCAGGGTGGAGAGAAGAGCGAATACCGCCAGCGCCCACGCGTCGCATGGCTTCCAATCGAGAACGGGAGGAACATCAGTGTCGTTGTTCACACTGGGGTCGATTCTCTTGGCGAACTCGCTCAGCGACTCGCCTCCGCCTCCAGCATCGCATCGCGCACCACGCGAGTCCAGATCGCGTAGCCGTTCTCGTTCATGTGCAGCATATCCGAACGATACAACTCCGGCCGCATCTTTCCGTCTTCCGTCAACATCGGCGTCGCTACGTCGATGTAAATCAGACGGTCATCCTTCGCGCATTCGGCAGCCAGCATATCGTTCAACTCCTGCATCTTCGGCCAGAACTGCTCACGGTTAGGGCTGGGTTTTGTGCTCAGGACGTAGATGTGCGTGTCCTCGCGCGAATCCCAGATCTTCTTGCAGAAAGCCTGGAACGTGTCCAGAATCGTCTCCGGCTGAACGCCATGGGCAATATCATTGTCACCCTCGTAGAGCAAGACCGTCTGAGGGTTGTACTTCAGGACGATACGATCGGCGTAATACAGCGCATCGTTCATCATGCTGCCGCCGAATCCACGAGGAATGATCCGTAACGGATCGAGATCAGACTCGATGGAGTCGTGCCACATCCTCATGCTGGATGAACCGACGGCCACGACCGAGTTCGCTGCATAGCGCGCTCGCATGTCGAGTTGTTCAAAAGCACGAATCTCATCTTCCCACCGCGTTGGATCCGGATAGGGAATATCTGCATCCAGCCCACGGAAAAGAGGGACGGAGTCATGCAGCGTAGCAGCTCCTTCCACAGTGTGGGTCCGATTTCCGGGCACACTTCCATCCGGGTTGAGCGCTTCTTTGTCCCAGGAACCTCTCGTGAACTTGTACTCGATTTCCGTCCCTGCAGGAACGGCCAGGGTTGTCGTGAACTTCCCATCGCGGAACGTCATCTCTTTCTTCGCGGGGTCCCACGGGCCGAGTTCCTCCAGGTTGCCCGTCAAGTAGACGGGCGCCGAATTCGCAGGCGCTTCAAGAACAAAGGTGATCGGCACTCCCTCCGAGGCTTCCGCGGTGGCGGCCTCCGGCTGCTGAGCTCGCGCGCAAGCCACAAAGAAGATCAGTGCAGTCATTGAAATCAGAATCGTACGGTTCATGGGATTCCTCCGTTCCCCTTCTTTCTAACAGCGCGACCCCACGGGCAAGGCCGAAGGTGCTGATGTCCGCATTCCAATTGACGAATGCACACTGCGATCGGGAGAAGGAGACCATGGGAGGCGTACATCCCGCGACGTTGACGGAGTCAAAGAAATGCCAAAAGCATCGGCGGACCGAGTGGTCTGCGAGACACCCACACCAGGAAAGAAGCCCGTGCGCATCGACCGCTGGAAATACGATGCCATCCGGAAAGCCATACTGAAATCCATCCCGAGGCACAGCGAAGGCGTTGCCTGGAAAGAACTTCCAGTCCTTGTCGAAGCGAACCTGAGCGAAGATGAGAAGGACCGCCTGGGTCATGTGGGGTGGTACACGATCACGGTGAAGCTCGATCTTGAAGTGAAGGGCGAGATCAAGCGTCTCGAAGGAGTCAAGCCACAGAAGCTCGTTCGGACTTAGCCGATGCTCATCAAGTGGATCCATTGCGAAGTCTCCTCCGAGCAGCGCGATGCCTTTGATCGCGCGCAGCAGCAATGGTCTTCCTTGGCCGATTGCGATGGCTTCATCCTGCAGGTCGGCGGATGGAACCTGAGGGCGAAGAATGAAGCGTGTGTGATCGGGCTCTGGCGGGATGAAGCAAGCTACTCCGCCTTCATGCGCGACATTCACGACAGCATCACTACGATCTCGCATCAGGAAAAGACGTACGATTCCTGCCGGACGGAGAGGTTCGATGTGCAACTCCGAATGGATGGCACTTCCCACAACCTATCAGAGGGAATCAGCAACGCCGAAGTTCTCCGAATCGCACGATGCAAGTTGAGACCTGGGCGCGAAGAGCGCTTCACAGAAGTGCAAGAATCCATCTGGATTCCTGGAATGCGCGGCGCAGGGATGTCATGTGGACTCTTTGGAAAGCACAAGAGCGACCCCTCCCCCACCTGTATCGTTATCTCTGCGTGGGAGACTGAGCAGGTGCATGCAGCGTATGTCGATGGGCCGTTCCGAGATCTCCGCCGGCGGGCAAGTATCGAGGATGATGTCTCGGAACTGAGCGGCGCGCTGGTGAAGCTCCTCTCCGAATGGACGTGCCTGGGTCAGCGTCCTTAGCGCTTCTTGCCGCGGCCCTTCTTGGGAGACTTCTTCTTCCCAGTTCGGGGTGGAGCGTATCGGCGCGACTTGCCCTTCGAGGCTGCCGGGGTCTCGCCCACGAGTTCCAGATCCAGTTCTCCTTCGAACGGATTCGCGCGCACGATCTTTACACGCACCTCATCGGTCAGCTTGTACTTCCGCCCAGACTTGCGACCGACCAAACTGATACCCAGATCATCCAGATCGTAGCGATCGTCCGTCATCGTGCGGATGTGAACAAGACCTTCAACCGAGTAGTGCTCGAGCTCGATGAAGAGGCCGAAGCCCTGAACGCCGGAAATCAGGCCGTTCATCTCGTCGCCTTCGAACTGCTTGATATACTCGGTCGCCTTGATCTGAGTCGAATCCCACTCGGCGGATTCAGCGACCCGCTCCTGTGTGCTTGTATGATCGGCCAGTTCGGCTATTTCCTCGCGACCATCCGCATCGTCCGGATAGGGAAGAGGTTCATTACGCTCCAAAGCACGCAACTGGCGATGCACAACAAGGTCCGGATAGCGGCGAATCGGCGATGTAAAATGGCAGTAGCACTTCGATGCCAATCCGAAGTGCCCACGATTGTCCGGCGAGTACTCGGCTCGCTTCAGGGCACGTAGCACCATTCGCCGAATAATGTGACCGCCGCGTCGATCGCCAATCGATTCGATGGCCTTCTGCAACTGATGATGCTGCAAATCGCCATCTCGATTGGTTAGCCGGACGCGAACCCCAAGTGCCTTCAAAACGTCTTCCAGCTTCGCAATGCGATCCGGATCGGCCGGTTCGTGAATTCGGTAGAGAGCCGGTGCCTGCTTCTTCGCCAGGAATTCCGCAACCGCCTCATTGGCGGCAAGCATGCAGTGCTCGACAAGGCGATGTGCCTCGAAACGCTCGGAGTAGCGCATGTCTTCGACTTCTCCGGTCTCGTGGAACATGATCTCCGTTTCCGGAATATCCAGGTCGAGGGAGCCGTTGCGCTCGCGCATGCTCCGCAACGTGCGCGAGCAATCGCGAAGCATAAACAGATCCTCGATGCAATCGCCGAACTCCTCCTTCTTGGCCTCCGGCGTGTCCTCCAGAATCGCCTGCGCTTCCTCGTACGTCAGCCGATGATCGCTGTGGATGACGGAGGAATAGAACTTCGTTTTTCCAAAGGTCCCATCCGGCTTGATGATCATCTCTGCCGTCATGGTGAAGCGATCGACGTGCGGATTCAGGCTGCAGAGATCATTCGAGAGACGCTCCGGCAACATTGGAACGACTCGGTCGACTGGATACACGGAAGTCGCGCGGGCGCGGGCCTCCTCGTCAATCGTATCATTCGGCCTGACAAAGTAAGAAACATCGGCGATGTGAACCCACAGTCGCCAGCAATCGCCCTCTTTTTCAATGCTCAGCGCGTCGTCGAAATCCTTTGCCGTGGCGGGATCGATGGTGATTGTCTTCAGCTCGCGCAGGTCGTGGCGGATCTTCAGTTCCTCATCCAGATTCATCTCGAGTTCGGAAGCAGCCTTCTCGACCGAAGGAGGAAATTCCGGAACGATCCCGCGATCGCGCAGCAGCAACAGAACGTCGATGCCGCGTTCGTGCGACGCACCGAGGCGTTCTTTGATCTTCCCGCGCAACGGCTGATCGGTCGACGTGAAGTCGGTGATTTCCACCATGACCCAATCGAAGTTGGAAATGCCAAGTTCCTTCGGCGGCATCGCGACTTCGATGCGACGCTGGATGGACTTGTCGCGCGGGATGACTTCGCCGCGCGTCCGGTCGGACTGCTGGAACATGCCGGCAAGTTCCGTGCGCGCGCGTTCCAGAACGTCGACGATGCGGCCGCGCAATCCGCGCGAAGTTCGCCGTGTCAGTTCGACGGCCACCGTGTCGCCATCGAGCGCGTCGGCCAGGTCTTCCTCGAAGACCATCACGTCGCGTTCGCCTTCGGCGGCTTCCGCGCTGTGCGGATCGAGGCGAACAAAACCATTTCCGCTCGAAACGACCTGGACCAGACCGATCAGGACCTTGCTCTGTGTTTTGCGTGAGACAACGCGCCAGTTCTTGCCGCCAACGCGTTCGATTCTGCCAGTGCGATCCAGCTTGCGGAGCGTGATTTGCAGATCGCGTCGCTCCGCAGAGTGCAAATTCAAGTCGCGCATCATCTCTCGCAGCGACATCGTTCCATGCGCCTTGCTGAGCAGGTGCAGGAGTTCTTTCTCATTTATGGGCATTCTCAAAAACCTCTAGTCGGGGACGGCTCATCGGTCATGACGGGCAAAGGGATCCCCTTGTCGGCGCTCCACTTACATTCCCGCCAACGCAGGATGGAGCGCCCCTCATATTCAAATAAACCGAAGATGTATTCGGTGTTCCCGATTCTTCTTAGGCGAAATGCGCGCCAATCCTCCGGGAAATCAACGTCAAAGGGCTGCCAGTGGCGCAACGGATCGGCGGAGACCCAGACGCGGTGCGGGTCATCCGTGGTCATATAGTAGAGCTCTCCGCGATGGGAGAGAGCAATGTGCCTCGTGTTCGTCGGCAGTTGATTCGGAACTGCGCCCGCCTCGACCCAGTAGCGAATATCGGGCGAGACAAACGAAAGCAATCGCGGCTTCTTCCCACCGACCTGCGTCCAGGAAAGCAGCGCGTAACTGTCTCCATAATCGACGACGCTGTTCCCGCGCATGGCGAAAGGCTCCCCATCGACTTTCCCTGATAATGCTGCACCGGGCTCCAGAATCGGGTTTGCGGGAACCGGCCGGAACACTCCCGATCCTGCACTGCCGGCCATGCTGATCGATTCAATGCCTTGCGCCGAAAGGCCCGAAAGAAAGACCGCCATCAGGCCTTCCCTTCTCCCGATTCCAATGGACTGGAATCCGCCTTCCCAGGAATGGCCATAGGCTGGAACGCGCCAAACGTCGCGCGACTCGAATTTGCCTGTGTAAGGACTCAAGATGTTCGCGACGACGTCGTGACTTGCAGTCGCTGCAAGTTGCGGCTCTTCGTGACTATAGAGATCATCGAGAATGGCAACGACCAGCATGTCGCCGCCGGATTCCGCGATCTCATAGTCGCGGATCGATCGGAATGGCTGTTCGAATTGGCCGTGGACACGACCGGGTGGAAGGATCTGCAGGATGCGCCGATCCAGGACAGCGTACTTTTGACCTTCGAGATGAAGAAGCAGTCGGACATCGCGCGTATCACCGGCCTCGCCGTAATTGGGCAGCGTGAAGGTGCGCGTATACAGCGAGGCGTCCTCTGCCTTTTCGACATCGAGCTTCATGTCCGCAATGGGCCGCCCATCCAGAAGGAGCTTCATGTCCCTACCACCGCCTCGAACAGCAAGCACTCCCGGCAGAACGACACTGACTTGCTGCGTGACGGTATTGGCTCCCGCCGGCATGGTGTAGTTTGGAACCAAGGCGCGGAAGGGGCTGGCTTGGATCACTTCCGAATCTGAGAGCAGTCTCGCGTCGATAATTCGCGGATTGGAGATAATCACTGGTTCTGACTTGAACGGCGTGTCGGGAATGAACTGAGTGGCCAATGTGAAGCTGGTCAGGTCAGTCGCCCGGCCGACGCGCTGCTTCAGCATCCAACGGACCTTTCCTTCAGCATTAGAAATCCGTCGCGCCGGGAAAACCTCGAAGCGATCCCCCGCCATCGAACCCGTCAGCACGAGCGCCACGGTGGCGGACGTCGAGACGGTGACCTCGAGGATATTGGCTTCATCATGAAGAACTGGTCCCGGGGTATCGAGAACGATCTGCGGCGAGGGCATCAAGCCGATGCCCGGCGCGCTTGCCTCGACGCTCCAACTGCTCGCTGAACCGGCCGCCTCAGGCAATTCACCAGAAAGTCGACCCGTCAGCGGGAATTGGAAGTCCTCGTAGTCTATTGCGTTGACCGACGCATGGCCGCCAAGAGGGAGGAGCAGGAAGAGAACGCTGAGGAGAGAGTAGAGCAACTTCATGAATTCACCTTATCAGTTTTGATCAGTAGCTGTGTTCGCAGAAGCGGGAATGGGGGCGACCCAAATCTCTGAAACCGGGCCGACCGGAATTGTGCGAATCGCGTTTCGGCGACACAACACAAGGAACTCGTACAACACGCGCCGATTCCGAGTATCCAGACCCGCGAAACGGATCGATGGATAGGCAGCCATTGCACGGTCGACTTCGTTCGGCATGGATCGCATCCCGATCTCGCCCATCAATCGAGAACCCTCCAGTCCGCCGTAGAAATCCACAAGACGACCGAACTCGAACTCGTTGACGAAGAGCATTGTCAGACCTTGCTCTCGCAGGCGATTGGCAAAGTCGTCGGCCGAATCGCTCGCCTTCAGATCCTCCGACCAGGTTGGAACATCCCAAACCGTGCAGACGTTTGATGCTTCAGGAAACAGTCGGCTGCGGGCTTCGAAGACGAGAAGCGGCGCACCGTCGCCTGAGGACTCCCGAGTCGCCATCAGCAACTCCACGGGGATGATCTTGTTCCGATCCCAGATTTCATCGGCCCTGGCGACCGCCAGAGGGCGTTCCTCCAACATCGTGCTGAGCAGCAGCAATCCCAATGCGCCAGCACCTGCGAACTGCAGTGGCCGCGCCCCTCGGACAAACGTCGCTCGCGCCGCCACAGCAGTCGCCAGCCCGATGGCCGGGAGCACAAACCGGTCCGGGTTCAAACCCACCAGCAGCCAGGCCCCATAGCCCGCAGCGGCAGCGAATAGCAGCAGCCGCGGCGCGGGCCGACGCAGAGCGACTCCGCCCAGCGCGGCAAGGAGCAGAACGCTGATCGGGAGGAATGGAATGGCGTAGCCGAACACGGTGGTTCGCGTGAATGCCGCCTCCCAATACTCGGCCGAGATAGGCGAACGCGGGTGATGCTGCTCCACGACGAACGCGGCCTGCTCGGCAGACCAGCCGGGCGCTTCGCCCTTGAACGGATGTAGCGGATTGCCGGCCAGGGCGGTTGAGCGAACAAACCATAAGCCCAGTCCTGTCAGAATTCCAATCGAGACAATTGCTCCGACCATGACGGCCCTTCGTGCGTCCGGACTATGTCTCTGGCGCAGCCCCCCGATCACCGCAACCATACCCAAAGGCACAGCAACGATCCCGAGGGCGGAGAACTTCACCGCCGCCGCCGTGCCCGCGAAGAAACCGGCGAGAAGAAGGGCGCTGAGCCTTGGCCGAGTTGGAGCCAGGGCGGACAAGAGGCGTTCGAAAGCCGCCAATGCGAACATCGCCGTCAGCAGATCCGAATGGGCATTCAACTGACCGGCCCAGACGATCGGGTGCCACGCATAAAGCGCCACCGCGGCCCACCGGCCCCGTCGACGTGCGCCCAATTGACCAGCCAATCGGCCACACAGAAGCGACCCAGCCACGACTGCCAACCAGATCAGTACGCGGATACCCGGATCGTCCAGAGTTGAACTCCGATCGGAAAGCGCCGGCGCGTACAGCAGCGATGCCGCCTGTGGCAGGCGGCTGTAGAAATCGCCCGGAACGTACCGCAGGCCAGTGTCTCCGGCGACGGCATGTGCCAGCGGCAGATGATAACTGAGGATGTCGTAGGAAACATGTGGCTTCGGCAGAAGGGGCACGCCCGCCAGCCAGCCAAGGATCGCCACGCCGAGAAGAACAACCGCGAGGCGATCGCGCAAAAGCTCTCGGCCAGGCAGGAATTGCGGGAACCCGCGCTTCAGAGATCCCAAAGCAAATCCAGCGATGCCAACAACCGACAATCCCCACGCGAACGGAACAACCAGCCCGAAGAGCGCCCCCGCGAAGAGGACGGGAACGGCCACAGCCGCACCGAGGGCGAAGCAGACACTCCAAGGAATGCGGGCATGCGGGCGACGCTCCATGATCCGCCAGATCGCCAGCCCCCATGCGAGAAGTCCCGCACCCCAGAGCGCGGCGCGTATCAAATCGAGAGGTTGGGTGTCCAGATGGAGAATCTCAGAGGGCACGGTTCACAGGGCGATAGACAGAGAAGTGAGGCGTTCCCGGAAGCAACCGGGCCTGGCCCAGTTCCTTCACATAGGTTCGCAGCCCCGCAATCTCCGGCTCGCCCAGCGGTGTGCGCAAGGCATGTTGATAAATCTTGGTCATGATATTCGGCGGCAAGGTCAGGCGTTCGGCCTCTTTCTGGGCAATCATCGCCGCCTCGTTCGTGTTCAGATGGGCCAGGTCGGTGAGTTCCTGATCCAGGTTGTACAGATTAATTCCGCGGCGGCAGGCCCAGACGTGCATCACGTAAGGCGCGTTCGTCTGGCTGAACCAGCCCTGGCTCAGGTCCCAGGCCCAGGAAAAGGCCGACCGCCGAGCCAGCAATGCGTTCTCCCCCGCCAGAATGTACGCATCGTGTGGATCGCTATCGAAATTGAACCTACGCGCATCCAGGGGAACCTTCGACTGGGTGAACTGCGGATGCTGGCCGATCTGGCGCGGCAGCAGGAGCTCTGCAAGCAACCCCGCACCGAGGTCGTTCTGGTCGACGAGGACTCGGCGGATTTCGGTCGGGAGCCCCTTCGAGAGGACCAGGAACATATTCGCCGAAGAAACCGTCGAAATGCCCGCGCCCTTCAGCATGTTCAGATTCGGCGTGGTCAGGAAATCGCTCGTCGGCAACAGCGCCACGTCGAGCACTTCATGCTTCAGCCCCTCGAGCAAATCGTCGCGCGAGTACTGCTGCGATATCACCGGCGTCCGCACGGCTTCGATGCCGCGGACCAGCGCTCTGGTCGTAAAATCGTCGAAGTATCCCAGCTTCAATCGCAGGGAACCGGGCGAAACCCGCGTCGTTGTGCCCCCGGGG
This genomic stretch from bacterium harbors:
- a CDS encoding YdbC family protein: MLIKWIHCEVSSEQRDAFDRAQQQWSSLADCDGFILQVGGWNLRAKNEACVIGLWRDEASYSAFMRDIHDSITTISHQEKTYDSCRTERFDVQLRMDGTSHNLSEGISNAEVLRIARCKLRPGREERFTEVQESIWIPGMRGAGMSCGLFGKHKSDPSPTCIVISAWETEQVHAAYVDGPFRDLRRRASIEDDVSELSGALVKLLSEWTCLGQRP
- the rnr gene encoding ribonuclease R, which encodes MPINEKELLHLLSKAHGTMSLREMMRDLNLHSAERRDLQITLRKLDRTGRIERVGGKNWRVVSRKTQSKVLIGLVQVVSSGNGFVRLDPHSAEAAEGERDVMVFEEDLADALDGDTVAVELTRRTSRGLRGRIVDVLERARTELAGMFQQSDRTRGEVIPRDKSIQRRIEVAMPPKELGISNFDWVMVEITDFTSTDQPLRGKIKERLGASHERGIDVLLLLRDRGIVPEFPPSVEKAASELEMNLDEELKIRHDLRELKTITIDPATAKDFDDALSIEKEGDCWRLWVHIADVSYFVRPNDTIDEEARARATSVYPVDRVVPMLPERLSNDLCSLNPHVDRFTMTAEMIIKPDGTFGKTKFYSSVIHSDHRLTYEEAQAILEDTPEAKKEEFGDCIEDLFMLRDCSRTLRSMRERNGSLDLDIPETEIMFHETGEVEDMRYSERFEAHRLVEHCMLAANEAVAEFLAKKQAPALYRIHEPADPDRIAKLEDVLKALGVRVRLTNRDGDLQHHQLQKAIESIGDRRGGHIIRRMVLRALKRAEYSPDNRGHFGLASKCYCHFTSPIRRYPDLVVHRQLRALERNEPLPYPDDADGREEIAELADHTSTQERVAESAEWDSTQIKATEYIKQFEGDEMNGLISGVQGFGLFIELEHYSVEGLVHIRTMTDDRYDLDDLGISLVGRKSGRKYKLTDEVRVKIVRANPFEGELDLELVGETPAASKGKSRRYAPPRTGKKKSPKKGRGKKR